One Oryza glaberrima chromosome 10, OglaRS2, whole genome shotgun sequence DNA segment encodes these proteins:
- the LOC127785757 gene encoding formin-like protein 1, translating to MAVAQASLLQSFPFRAAVFAACVLLLPLVPSPQAPAAGGDGGGGGGRGEAFLAKVWELLHLLVVGIAVSYGLFSRRNDAGRRGDEKDAAAQAKADAAGYVSQMIHDSLVFDDGGGDVALDSPGGNRVRSWSAMHHPDEPVVVVATGGAGGGRSHAVEAAQQAPPLSLPVRTLKPQGESSSSAGYGDGGEPWAARPRRISQDTPGGGGGGHETVLPSPIPWRSRSGRFDASAPSPPSPSPKRLSPASSLSKETLAKASEDYSSRRRSPYKSSPPAPPPPPPPFLVHGYHPPAAERRTAAKSFKEELQEQTSHSFTTSEFSRSSSNSSSAKPRISIDSSSSSSSYYPVAKSVRTIRGGRESLQSQSQEQPDVAVAGDAPALLHGSDSDDPYGGYRAYQSIPRFQYERGSSDPILGNVTVSSESSDDDDSDVDGDGELSTRGNSPRRESSPEVDENEVDKKAEEFIARFREQIRLQRIESIKKSAGPRGVKHGK from the coding sequence atgGCGGTGGCGCAGGCGTCGCTGCTGCAGAGCTTCCCGTTCAGGGCGGCGGTGTTCGCGGCGTGCGTGCTGCTGCTCCCCCTCGTGCCGTCGCcgcaggcgccggcggcggggggagatggtggcggcggcggcggccgtggggaGGCGTTTCTTGCCAAGGTGTGGGAGCTGCTCCACCTGCTCGTCGTCGGGATCGCCGTGTCGTACGGGCTGTTCAGCCGCCGGAACGACGCCGGGAGGCGGGGCGACGAGAAGGATGCCGCGGCGCAGGCGAAGGCGGACGCCGCCGGGTACGTGTCGCAGATGATCCACGACTCGCTGGTGttcgacgacggtggcggcgacgtggcgctCGACAGCCCGGGTGGCAACAGGGTGAGGTCGTGGAGCGCGATGCACCACCCCGACGAgcctgtggtggtggtggcgaccggcggcgcaggaggcggccggagccacgccgtggaggcggcgcagcaggcgccgccgctgtcgctgccCGTAAGAACACTGAAGCCGCAGGGCGAGTCGTCCTCCAGCGCGggctacggcgacggcggcgagccgtgggcggcgcggccgcgcagGATCTCACAGGACAcgcccggcggaggcggcggcggccatgaaaCCGTGCTCCCTTCGCCGATCCCGTGGCGGTCACGGTCGGGGAGGTTCGACGCGTCGGCGCCGAGccccccttcgccgtcgccgaagAGGCTCTCCCCGGCGTCGTCCCTGTCCAAGGAGACATTAGCCAAGGCCAGTGAGGACTACTCCTCCAGGCGGAGGAGCCCGTACAAGTCatccccaccggcgccgcctccgccgccacctccgttcCTCGTCCACGGCTACCATCCGCCGGCGGCCGAACGCCGCACGGCGGCGAAGAGCTTCAAGGAGGAGCTGCAGGAGCAAACCTCCCACAGCTTCACTACCTCCGAATTCAGCCGTAGCAGCAGCAACTCCTCGTCGGCGAAGCCAAGAATCTCCATAgatagctcctcctcctcctcgtcgtacTACCCAGTTGCCAAATCGGTGAGAACAatcagaggaggaagagaatcACTCCAGAGCCAGAGCCAAGAACAacccgacgtcgccgtcgccggcgacgcgccggCTCTTCTTCACGGATCGGATTCAGACGATCCGTACGGTGGCTACAGGGCGTACCAATCCATTCCCAGGTTCCAGTACGAGAGAGGCAGCAGCGACCCCATCCTGGGCAACGTGACGGTGTCCTCGgagagcagcgacgacgacgacagcgacgtcgacggcgacggcgagctctcgACGAGGGGGAACTCGCCGAGGAGGGAGTCGTCGCCGGAGGTGGACGAGAACGAGGTGGACAAGAAGGCGGAGGAGTTCATCGCCAGGTTCAGGGAGCAGATCAGGCTGCAGAGAATCGAGTCGATAAAGAAATCCGCGGGGCCGCGTGGTGTCAAGCACGGCAAGtag
- the LOC127752704 gene encoding serine/threonine-protein kinase D6PK-like: MHPPRSLHAKPPRSHGHHARSRSQLPTAISAPNQDFQFQFQLLPKVFQFHMDVGGGGGGGGEGKSSEKKVLAQLEQVRLSIASSEDEEDGDAPPRSSFSGASHPPEPVDEMDTVFVAVDGRDKAAKPVIVWDASPPLSGAASPHSSIDSSGAAATVTSIAPSCTVTSLSAKTSVSSSAASDGSGWSNSTAGAGSAAGGGSGGKPHKGGDPRWKAILAARARDGPLAMGNFRLLRRLGCGDIGTVYLSELSNVAVGGGGGAARAWFAMKVMDKASLESRRKLSRAQTEREILQLLDHPFLPTLYAHFETDRFACLVMEFCPGGDLHALRQRQPRKHFPEHAARFYAAEVLLALEYLHMLGVVYRDLKPENVLVRDDGHIMLSDFDLSLRCAVSPTLVMSSSLGSDPKRGNNAQSCAAQPAACIQPTCFMPKLFGKKPKSSQPRQRYQQQQQQLAAAALPEVVVEPTGARSMSFVGTHEYLAPEIIKGEGHGSAVDWWTFGVFLHELMYGRTPFKGQTNRATLFNVVGQQLRFPDHPPTSNAGRDLIRGLLAKEPQGRLGVKRGAAEIKQHPFFDGVNWALIRCSTPPGVPRAVEPVVVAASAVPATAKPPPVDTVEMTVHSNCNSSKRMAGPPEVESGGKYLDFEFF, from the exons ATGCATCCGCCACGCTCACTGCACGCCAAGCCGCCAAGAAGCCACGGTCACCACGCGCGCTCGCGCTCCCAGCTGCCCACCGCCATTTCTGCGCCCAACCAAGATTTCCAGTTCCAGTTCCAGCTTCTCCCCAAGGTGTTCCAGTTCCACatggacgtcggcggcggcggcggcggtggtggtgaaggGAAGTCGTCGGAGAAGAAGGTTCTTGCTCAGCTGGAGCAGGTGAGGCTCAGCATTGCGTCgagcgaggacgaggaggacggGGACGCGCCGCCCAGGAGCTCCTTCTCCGGGGCGAGCCACCCGCCGGAGCCGGTGGATGAGATGGATACGGTGTTCGTTGCCGTGGATGGCCGGGACAAGGCGGCCAAGCCGGTGATCGTGTGggacgcgtcgccgccgctgagcggcgcggcgagcccGCACAGCAGCATCGACagctccggcgcggcggccacggTGACGAGCATCGCGCCCAGCTGCACCGTCACCAGCCTCAGCGCCAAGACCAGCGTCAGCAGCAGCGCGGCCAGCGACGGCAGCGGGTGGAGCAACAGcacggccggcgccggcagcgccgccggcggaggctcCGGCGGGAAGCCGCACAAGGGGGGCGACCCGAGGTGGAAGGCGATCCTCGCGGCGCGAGCCCGGGACGGGCCGCTCGCCATGGGCAActtccgcctcctccggcgcctCGGGTGCGGCGACATCGGGACGGTGTACCTGTCCGAGCTCAGcaacgtcgccgtcggcggcggcggcggcgcggcgagggcgtgGTTCGCCATGAAGGTGATGGACAAGGCGTCGCTGGAGAGCCGGCGGAAGCTGAGCCGGGCGCAGACGGAGCGGGAGATCCTCCAGCTGCTCGACCACCCCTTCCTGCCCACCCTGTACGCGCACTTCGAGACCGACAGGTTCGCCTGCCTCGTCATGGAGTTCTgccccggcggcgacctccaTGCTCTCCGGCAGCGCCAGCCCCGCAAGCACTTCCCCGAGCACGCGGCGAG GTTCTACGCCGCGGAGGTGCTCCTCGCGCTGGAGTATCTCCACATGCTCGGAGTGGTGTACCGAGACCTCAAGCCGGAGAACGTCCTGGTGAGGGACGACGGCCACATCATGCTCTCCGACTTCGACCTCTCGCTCCGCTGCGCCGTCTCGCCGACGCTGGTGATGTCGTCGTCCCTGGGCTCCGATCCCAAGAGGGGCAACAATGCGCAGTCGTGCGCCGCCCAGCCAGCCGCCTGCATCCAGCCGACGTGCTTCATGCCCAAGCTGTTCGGCAAGAAACCCAAGAGCAGCCAGCCGAGGCAGAGgtatcagcagcagcagcagcagctggccgccgcggcgttgccggaggtggtggtggagccgaCGGGGGCGCGGTCGATGTCGTTCGTGGGGACGCACGAGTACCTGGCGCCGGAGATCATCAAGGGGGAAGGGCACGGCAGCGCGGTGGACTGGTGGACGTTCGGGGTGTTCCTGCACGAGCTCATGTACGGCAGGACGCCGTTCAAGGGGCAGACGAACCGGGCCACGCTGTTCAACGTCGTCGGCCAGCAGCTCCGGTTCCCGGACCACCCGCCGACGAGCAACGCCGGCAGGGACCTCATCAGGGGCCTGCTCGCCAAGGAGCCGCAGGGGCGGCTCGGCGTgaagcgcggcgcggcggagatcAAGCAGCACCCCTTCTTCGACGGCGTCAACTGGGCGCTCATCCGGTGCAGCACCCCGCCCGGCGTGCCCAGGGCCGTCgagcccgtcgtcgtcgccgcctcggcggtgccggcgacggccaagccgccgccggtggacaCCGTCGAGATGACAGTCCACAGCAATTGCAACAGCAGCAAGAGAATGGCAGGCCCTCCAGAGGTGGAGTCTGGAGGCAAGTACCTAGACTTTGAGTTCTTCTAG
- the LOC127752892 gene encoding protein ROLLING AND ERECT LEAF 2 — MGCTASKVEQEDTVRRCKERRRHMKEAVASRQQLASAHADYLRSLRLTAAALSRFAQGHPSLAVSHHTAPVLLTTAAPALAPTPTPPPPSSTASSSLPPPTPLLPKHQQAPPPPPPTQSHQPPPPVAVRAPRGGPRRLKVPHILSDSSVASPARSSFRKPVVGTPSSSSAWDWENFYPPSPPDSEFFDRRKADLEEANRLRELEEEEKARGYLHPHHLKEEDEVDDDDDEREEEMHCGGWEDDDDHYASTTTSETRSEEGEMGNRSECGFAPRSEYGGTAPSEYAAAPLPLPLRRRDERSEAGDSSSTVTAAAEMRMVIRHRTLAEIVAAIEEYFVKAAEAGNGVSELLEASRAQLDRNFRQLKKTVYHSNSLLSSLSSTWTSKPPLAVRYKLDTNALEMESMEGKSHGSTLERLLAWEKKLYQEVKARESVKIEHEKKLSTLQSLEYRGRDSTKLDKTKASINKLQSLIIVTSQAATTTSSAIVRVRDNELAPQLVELCFALLSMWRSMNHFHEIQNEIVQQVRGLVDNSMAESTSDLHRLATRDLEAAVSAWHSNFNRLIKYQRDYIRALYGWLKLTLFQVDSNIPQEAYTSLISRELTTFCDEWKQALDRLPDASASEAIKSFVNVVHVIYTKQAEEMKIKKRAETYSKELEKKTNSLRAIEKKYYQSYSMVGLGLPGSGRDGIESHSFDARDPLAEKKTEIAQCRRKVEDEMTRHAKAVEVTRSMTLNNIQTGLPGMFQAIAGFSGTVVEALDVVCRRAGSVR; from the exons ATGGGGTGCACGGCGTCGAAGGTGGAGCAGGAGGACACGGTGCGGCGGTgcaaggagcggcggcggcacatgaaggaggcggtggcgtcGAGGCAGCAGCTGGCGTCGGCGCACGCCGACTACCTCCGCTCCCtccgcctcaccgccgccgcgctctcccgCTTCGCGCAGGGCCacccgtcgctcgccgtgtCGCACCACACCGCGCCGGTGCTCCTCACCACGGCCGCGCCCGCGctggcgccgacgccgacgccgccgccgccgtcatccacggcgtcgtcctcgctcccgccaccgacgccgctgCTCCCCAAGCACcagcaggcgccgccgccgccaccgcccacgcAGTCGCatcagccgcctcctcccgtgGCGGTGAGGGCTCCCCGCGGCGGGCCGCGTCGCCTCAAGGTGCCGCACATCCTGTCCGACTCCAGCGTCGCCAGCCCGGCGCGGTCGTCGTTCCGGAAGCCGGTGGTGgggacgccgtcgtcgtcgtcggcgtgggACTGGGAGAACTTctacccgccgtcgccgccggactCCGAGTTCTTCGACCGCCGCAAGGCCGACCTCGAGGAGGCCAACCGCCTccgcgagctcgaggaggaggagaaggcccgGGGCTacctccacccccaccacctCAAGGAAGAGGacgaggtcgacgacgacgacgacgagagggaggaggagatgcatTGCGGCGGatgggaggacgacgacgaccactaCGCGTCGACGACCACCTCGGAGACCAGatcggaggagggggaaatggggaACAGATCGGAGTGCGGCTTCGCGCCCAGATCGGAGtacggcggcacggcgccgtCGGAgtacgccgccgcgccgctgccgctgccgctgagGAGGAGGGACGAGAGGTCGGAGGCCGGGGACTCCTCCTCCACGGTCACGGCGGCCGCCGAGATGCGGATGGTGATCCGCCACCGCACGCTGGCGGAGATCGTGGCCGCCATCGAGGAGTACTTTGTCAAGGCGGCCGAGGCCGGCAATGGCGTCTCGGAGCTCCTGGAGGCTAGCCGCGCGCAGCTGGACCGCAACTTCCGGCAGCTCAAAA AGACGGTGTACCACTCGAACAGCTTGCTATCGTCGCTGTCGTCGACATGGACTTCAAAGCCACCATTGGCTGTGCGCTACAAGTTGGACACCAATGCGTTAGAGATGGAGTCGATGGAAGGGAAGAGCCATGGGTCGACGCTGGAGCGTCTTTTGGCCTGGGAGAAAAAGCTCTACCAGGAGGTCAAG GCTAGAGAGAGCGTTAAGATTGAGCACGAGAAGAAGCTTTCTACTCTGCAGAGCCTGGAATACAGAGGGAGGGATAGTACCAAGCTGGATAAGACCAAGGCCTCCATAAACAAGCTGCAATCGTTGATCATTGTGACTTCACAGGCTGCAACTACCACATCCTCAGCCATTGTCAGGGTGCGTGACAATGAGCTTGCACCACAGCTTGTCGAGCTTTGCTTCGC GCTGTTGAGCATGTGGAGATCAATGAACCATTTCCATGAGATCCAGAATGAAATTGTTCAGCAAGTCCGTGGTCTGGTAGACAATTCCATGGCTGAGTCAACATCTGACCTCCACCGGCTTGCAACCCGTGATCTTGAGGCTGCTGTCTCAGCATGGCACTCAAACTTCAACCGTCTCATCAAGTATCAACGTGATTATATACGTGCCCTCTATGGCTGGTTGAAGCTCACACTCTTCCAAGTGGACAGTAATATCCCACAAGAGGCTTACACCTCGCTGATCTCTCGTGAACTCACCACCTTCTGTGATGAGTGGAAGCAAGCACTGGACCGGCTTCCAGATGCTTCGGCTTCAGAGGCTATCAAAAGCTTTGTGAATGTTGTCCATGTAATCTACACTAAGCAGGCAGAGgagatgaaaataaaaaagcgGGCAGAGACATATTCAAAGGAGCTGGAAAAGAAGACCAACTCACTTCGAGCCATTGAGAAGAAGTACTACCAATCCTATTCAATGGTTGGCCTTGGCCTTCCTGGCAGTGGGCGCGATGGCATTGAAAGCCATTCGTTCGATGCCCGCGATCCTCTTGCAGAGAAGAAAACCGAGATTGCCCAATGTCGGCGGAAGGTGGAGGACGAAATGACAAGGCATGCTAAGGCAGTGGAGGTAACTAGATCAATGACACTGAACAACATCCAAACAGGCCTGCCAGGAATGTTCCAAGCCATAGCTGGTTTCTCAGGAACAGTTGTTGAAGCCCTTGACGTTGTCTGCAGGCGAGCTGGATCGGTGCGGTAG
- the LOC127753119 gene encoding phospholipase A1-Ibeta2, chloroplastic-like: MMHMSRALPRHATPRRAAYKPDTGARALATRELLLLSLRYCQCTVCAFPAMSAAAVTATPRHARPSPLNPNARAAAAAAAAAPPNAVSTTRTHLANLDRLLVRPPPLPLPLQNKGAPPADDLGDGGGAATPDDRSGRCGLLNALNLSTFLPFVRKPAVDEMSPRSLAHLQRLLTLSPRPSPKGSIAGEWRRYHGEDGWDGLLDPLDQNLRREVLRYGDFVQAAYTAFHSMPSSSSAAASQHSQHRTLVLPDRSYRPTRSLFATSSLSIPAWARRRSAPGWLTQRSSFVGYVAVCDNEGEVQRMGRRDIAIVLRGTATCPEWAENLRAGLVPVDDDDDDDVGSPQNAPKVAKGFLSLYKTAGDHVPSLSDAIVDEVRRLVEVYEGEELSITVVGHSLGASLAVLAADELSACLSADAAEHRRRPPPIAVVSFGGPKTGNRAFADRLQNGRGVNVLRVVNAGDVVTRVPAPAMAREGEGHVHAGAELRLDSRDSPCLRPDAGPACCHDLEAYLHLLDGFAGSGRPFRADASRSVARLLTYQRPNVRRAYVERARVLGFEPATPRTATANGAGGGAEGHYGYLASPT; the protein is encoded by the coding sequence ATGATGCACATGTCGCGCGCGCTGcctcgccacgccacgccgcgccgcgcggcctATAAGCCAGACACCGGCGCGCGCGCACTCGCCACTCGCGAGCTTCTACTGCTGTCTCTGAGATACTGTCAGTGCACTGTCTGTGCGTTCCCggccatgtccgccgccgcggtcaccgccacgccgcgccacgcccggCCGTCTCCTCTCAACCCGAACGCcagggctgcggcggcggcggccgccgcggcgccgccgaacGCCGTGTCCACCACCAGGACGCACCTCGCCAACCTCGACCGCCTCCtcgtccggccgccgccgctccccctgCCGCTCCAGAACAAgggggcgccgccggccgatgacctcggcgacggcggcggcgccgccacccccgACGACCGGAGCGGCCGCTGCGGGCTGCTCAACGCGCTCAACCTGTCCACGTTCCTGCCCTTCGTCCGCAAGCCGGCCGTCGACGAGATGTCGCCGCGCAGCCTCGCGCACCTGCAGCGCCTCCTCACGCTCTCGCCGCGGCCCTCGCCGAAaggctccatcgccggcgagtGGCGGAGGTATCACGGCGAGGACGGCTGGGACGGGCTGCTCGACCCGCTCGACCAGAACCTCCGCCGCGAGGTCCTCCGCTACGGCGACTTCGTGCAGGCCGCGTACACGGCGTTCCACTccatgccgtcgtcgtcgtcggcggcggcgtcgcagcACAGCCAGCACCGGACGCTCGTGCTCCCCGACCGGTCGTACCGGCCGACGCGCAGCCTGTTCGCCACGTCGTCGCTGTCCATcccggcgtgggcgcggcggcggtcggcgcccGGGTGGCTCACGCAGCGCTCCAGCTTCGTCGGCTACGTCGCCGTCTGCGACAACGAGGGCGAGGTCCAGCGCATGGGCCGCCGGGACATCGCCATCGTCCTGCGCGGCACAGCGACGTGCCCCGAGTGGGCGGAGAACCTCCGCGCCGGCCTCGTGccggtcgacgacgacgacgacgacgacgtcggctcGCCGCAGAACGCGCCGAAGGTGGCGAAGGGGTTCTTGAGCCTGTACAAGACGGCCGGCGACCACGTCCCCAGCCTCTCCGACGCCATAGTCGACGAGGTGAGGCGCCTCGTCGAGGTCTACGAGGGGGAGGAGCTGAGCATCACGGTGGTGGGACACAGCCTCGGCGCGTcgctcgccgtcctcgccgccgacgagctcagCGCTTGCCTGTCCGCGGACGCGGCTGAacatcgccggcggccaccgccgatCGCCGTGGTGTCCTTCGGCGGCCCGAAGACCGGGAACCGCGCGTTCGCCGACCGCCTCCAGAACGGCCGCGGCGTGAACGTGCTCCGCGTGGTGAACGCCGGCGACGTGGTGACGcgggtgccggcgccggcgatggcgcgggagggggaggggcacGTGCACGCCGGCGCGGAGCTGAGGCTGGACAGCCGCGACTCGCCGTGCCTCCGCCCGGACGCCGGGCCGGCGTGCTGCCACGACCTGGAGGCGTACCTCCACCTGCTCGACGGCTTCGCCGGCTCCGGCCGGCCGTTCCGCGCCGACGCGAGCCGCAGCGTGGCGCGGCTGCTGACCTACCAGCGTCCCAACGTGAGGCGCGCCTACGTCGAGCGCGCCAGGGTGCTCGGCTTCgagccggcgacgccgcggaccgccaccgccaacggcgcgggcggcggagccgAGGGGCATTACGGCTACTTGGCTAGCCCAACATGA
- the LOC127752705 gene encoding uncharacterized protein LOC127752705, translated as MAETSPRNLPPPRPNHGALPLALSITSPPYLLPRRHASSSASSRHPMIGMEVEVEDDMVEWYRCGGGGAAAAVGVEVSELRVELEVERQMRRKAEAVSEVLAAELEEERRRRGAAEAECRRMRGEVGEMRAEVERALEEVDDERRMLRVAELWREERVQMKLADAKAAMEEALREIAAASAATAIADDDNSSSSGGGGGGSPTTTGKSSPTSQQISQATTSGGQPQLLHRREVAGGGENPHIARGIKGFVEFPRAVRVRPPREERVDLVSNLECQRAQLRALSRHRNPPAGVGLADAASHNLVL; from the coding sequence atggcggagaCAAGCCCCAGGAATCTTCCCCCTCCGCGCCCCAATCATGGCGCACTACCACTAGCCTTGTCGATCACGAGCCCTCCCTACTTgttgccgcgccgccacgcctccTCGAGCGCTTCGTCTCGGCATCCTATGATCGgcatggaggtggaggtggaggatgaCATGGTGGAGTGGTAtcgctgcggtggcggcggggcggcggcggcggtgggggtggaggtgagCGAGCTGAGGGTGGAGCTGGAGGTGGAGCGGCAGATGCGGcggaaggcggaggcggtgagCGAGGTGCTCGCcgcggagctggaggaggagaggcggcggcgcggggcggcggaggcggagtgcAGGAGGATGCGCGGGGAGGTGGGCGAGATGCGCGCGGAGGTGGAGCGCGCGctggaggaggtcgacgacgagCGCCGGATGCTGCGCGTCGCCGAGCTCTGGCGGGAGGAGCGCGTCCAGATGAAGCTCGCCGACGCCAAGGCCGCCATGGAGGAGGCGCTGCGggagatcgccgccgcctccgccgccactgccatcgccgacgacgacaacagcagcagcagcggcggcggcggcggcggcagtccgACGACCACCGGCAAGTCAAGCCCCACGAGCCAGCAGATCAGCCaggcgacgacgagcggcggccaGCCTCAGCTGCTGCACCGGCgagaggtcgccggcggcggcgagaaccCGCACATCGCGAGGGGGATCAAGGGGTTCGTGGAGTTCCCGAGGGCGGTGCGCGTGCGGCCGCCGCGGGAGGAGAGGGTGGATCTCGTCTCCAACCTCGAGTGCCAGCGCGCGCAGCTGCGCGCCCTCTCCCGCCACCGCAACCCTCccgccggcgtcggcctcgccgacgccgcctcacATAACCTCGTCCTGTAA
- the LOC127785965 gene encoding transcription factor MYBS2 translates to MEITVQDWEIQGRKLKKRSGSSRLLQTVASPIIIPLRSDDTSYPPFSSHSHHQKRPRSDRPPIEMEQHEEAAERKPSPPVMFRLFGVEVRGGGGGVDEEEYEEEEVEGGLFIKKSSSMPNLTSIDPLPVPADGGKRRASDDSELASGQQKRRRRKVQERKKGVPWTEEEHKKFLEGLRQLGKGDWRGISKNFVTSRTATQVASHAQKYFLRQTNPGKKKRRASLFDVVAECSDDQLPSPQSVGTKPPTQDIIHTDRGDVPILSYPVARGFRGDSVQVDELTEYVKRLKAAEDMSLSMISGLEMASSSISSLELSIAPPHCAIEAAIKVL, encoded by the exons ATGGAGATCACCGTCCAAGACTGGGAAATACAAGGTCGTAAACTAA AGAAGAGGAGTGGGAGCAGTAGGCTCCTCCAAACCGTCGCGAGCCCAATAATAATCCCCCTTCGCAGCGACGATACCTCATACCCGCCATTTTCATCTCATTCTCACCACCAAAAGCGACCACGCAGCGACCGGCCACCGATCGAGATGGAGCAGCATGAGGAGGCAGCGGAGAGGAAGCCTTCGCCGCCGGTGATGTTCCGGCTGTTCGGCGTCGaggtccgcggcggcggcggcggagttgaCGAGGAGGagtacgaggaggaggaggtggagggtggATTGTTCATCAAGAAGAGCTCCAGTATGCCCAACCTCACCTCCATCGACCCGCTGCCGGTGCCGGCCGACGGCGGCAAACGGCGCGCCTCCGACGACTCCGAGCTCGCCTCCGGCCAgcagaagcgccgccgccgcaaggtGCAGGAGAGGAAGAAAG GGGTACCATGGACTGAGGAGGAGCACAAGAAATTCCTGGAAGGGCTGAGGCAGCTGGGGAAAGGGGACTGGAGAGGCATCTCCAAGAACTTTGTGACCAGCAGGACGGCGACTCAGGTGGCCAGCCACGCCCAGAAGTACTTCCTCCGGCAGACCAACCCTGGCAAGAAGAAGCGCCGGGCCAGCCTCTTTGATGTTGTTGCTGAGTGCAGTGATGATCAG CTTCCAAGTCCTCAGAGTGTTGGAACTAAGCCTCCTACCCAGGATATAATTCATACAGATCGCGGCGATGTCCCG ATACTAAGCTATCCAGTTGCTAGAGGCTTTAGAGGCGATAGCGTGCAG GTTGATGAACTAACTGAATATGTGAAGAGATTAAAGGCCGCCGAGGACATGTCGCTCTCCATGATCTCTGGACTGGAAATGGCATCATCATCCATCAGCAGTCTAGAGCTCAGTATCGCGCCTCCTCATTGCGCGATCGAGGCGGCCATCAAGGTGCTGTGA